A window of Zingiber officinale cultivar Zhangliang chromosome 5A, Zo_v1.1, whole genome shotgun sequence contains these coding sequences:
- the LOC121980639 gene encoding protein Abitram-like, whose amino-acid sequence MEGSKDEGGTLATTGVEDEELRSLLFPDANNLPEVPPSAVEYNFVRYYAIDFLKPGHDQYVYRHANGLCVVGLAPTHVALKEEGGVTSVDFNVGKSDRSEMKVTGKRKRNAQHFETNTALCKVSANGKEFIVRCCVKGSLLEVNDRLLKQPDLLNSLADREGYVAIMMPKPTDWLKIKDSLSSHEDYKKLRGLV is encoded by the exons ATGGAGGGAAGTAAAGACGAGGGCGGAACCCTAGCGACAACGGGAGTGGAAGACGAGGAGCTCAGGTCTCTTCTCTTCCCTGATGCAAACAACCTGCCAGAAGTTCCTCCTTCCGCCGTGGAATACAACTTCGTTCGCTACTATGCCATAG ATTTTCTCAAGCCAGGGCATGATCAGTATGTATATCGCCATGCCAATGG ATTGTGCGTCGTGGGTTTGGCTCCTACCCATGTTGCGTTGAAGGAGGAAGGTGGAGTCACGTCTGTGGATTTCAACGTGGGAAAGTCTGATCGAAGCGAGATGAAGGTCACCGGAAAGCGCAAGCGA AACGCACAGCATTTTGAAACAAATACTGCATTGTGTAAAGTTTCTGCAAATGGGAAAGAGTTTATTGTCAG GTGCTGTGTTAAAGGTTCCCTCTTAGAGGTTAATGACAGGCTGCTTAAGCAGCCAGATCTGCTTAACTCATTG GCTGACAGAGAAGGATATGTAGCCATAATGATGCCAAAGCCAACAGATTGGCTTAAGATCAAGGATTCCCTATCGAGTCATGAAGATTACAAGAAGCTGAGAGGCCTTGTCTGA